The segment TTGTCCAGCAAATGAAAGAAGTCATTGCAAAACAGCATATCGAAAGTCCGGATTTCAAAGTGATATTGCCTGAATAAGACTTACTCGCTCCGGTGAGACTGATACACAAAGGCTGATGCTTTCGGGCCACCTATGTTCGTGTGTCAGTCTCACCAGAGTAGATGCTGTTCAAGGAACTTTCTTCTCTTATTATACCTTTCCATAAATGCTGAACAAATCGGACAAAAGAAGCCTCTTCGAGCAACTGTTTAAGAAGAATTATTCCCGTCTGTGCGGACTTGCCTATCAATATCTGAATGATATAGAGGAGTCGAAGGATGTGGTAAATGATGCTTTCGAGGCGGTTTGGAATAAGTTTCATACGCTTCAGATGGATACAGCGGATACCTATCTGATGACAATTGTCAGAAACAGATGCTTAAACCTGCTGGAACATCGGAAAGTACAACAACAATATGGAGCTTCTTTCACGGAATCGGATTTGTTGGAGGAAGAAATGGATTGGGAGGACAGAGAACGGATACTGGAAAAGATTGAATCTGTCTGTAATGAATTACCGGATAAAACCCGTTATATATTGAGCCAATGTTATTTTCATCGTAAAACCTATAAAGAGATAGCTTCGGAATTACAAATCACACCTGATGCTGTCAAGAAACATATCATGAAAGCCTTGAAGGTATTACGGGAAGCGGTACAGAAGTCTGAATAAATTCAAACAATCAGGGTAATTATGGAAGAGAAGAATTATAAGGATAGAGAACATCAAACGGGAACTTCGGAAAAGGAAACAGAAAACCTGTCAACTTCGGATAGCCAGTTGCTACGGGAAGCCGGACGTATATGTACAGAGCAAGATATAGAAAAGATGTTTCCGGCAGATCAGGCGTGGAAGGACTTTTCCCGTAAAAGAAAGCGGTCAAACCGGAAACGTATTCTTTACACGATGATGGGAGCTGCTGCTGTTATTCTCATTGCGGTAGCCGGATATCTGTCTTTCACAGCAGAATCAGAAGTCACCAGCTATGATCTTTTTACAGCAGTAAAGCAAGAGCCCGGTTGCATCTTGACAGGAAGTGATGGCTCACAAGAGATTGTTCTACAGGATGAATTGAATTTACTGGATGACACCTATCGTGGGAAAGAACATTATACTATAGAAACCCCATTAGGGAAGAATCTTCGGGTGATATTGCCCGATAGCAGCCTGGTGATCTTAAATGCCCATAGCCGACTCCGTTATACACAAAAGGGAAAACGCCTTACTACATTGGAAGGTGAAGCCTATTTTGAAGTCAGGAAGGATTCAGAACACCCGTTTGTCGTGCAGGCAGGTACGGCCAAGGCCTGTGTATTGGGAACAAGCTTTAATATCCGCCATTACGAACAAGAACAAATACATATTACCCTGCTGACCGGTAGTCTGGCTATTGAATCGGAAGCTACAGAAAATCCGGAAATCATGAAGCCTGGTGACGATGCTTCCTTGCTGGAAGACGGAAAAGTTATCATTCAGGAGAAAGGAGAGACGTCTCGTCCGATGTGGACATCCGGATACTTTTCATTTGATGATACTCCTTTATCGGAAGTTCTCTGTGAATTAGGCCGCTGGTATAATATCAATGTAACTGTTCTTCATCCGGAAGCAATGACACGTAATCTTCACTTCAGATGCAAGCGTTCATCGGAACTGGATAATATCCTTGATATCCTGAATGAATTGGGTGGATTTCGTCTGGTAAAGAAAGAAAATACCATTTTTGTGCAATAACGAGGTACCCGATTTCCCTTTCACCTGTATTACCATAAAAGGCATGATTAAAATGCTTTTCTGTGGAACTTAAAAGAAGGAATCATGAAAAGAGTCATCGGTTGTTCGCTTATTCTGTGGTGGGGCAGTTGTATGTGGATACAAGCTTTGCCGGAAGTCGATCATCCCAACAGGATGTATTATCAGGAAGATCGTGTTTCGTTGGTCGAAGCACTGAAGGAATTGGAAACCCATTACGGACAAACACTTGTCTTTACGTATGAGGATGTCAGTACTTTTCAGGTAAGAATGACTGAATGGAAACCGACAATCGAACAGACCTTAGATTCACTCTTGGCAGATTTACCGCTGACCTATATCCGCAAACAAAACCACATTGTCATTCGTAAGAAGCAGCATAAACCAGACATTCAGTCTCTCGGCGTCAGCTCCATCAAGAAGAAAGCCGAGGGAATAACAGGACAAATCATCAACAAGCAACAACAAGCTATCGAAGCCGCTTTTGTCTGCCTGGTTGATTCGGCCAAAAGCCAGCCCGTTAGCCAGGCTATTACAGACGCGGAAGGAAGATTCTCTTTTCCCCGTAGTCACGGAAACTTATGCTTATCTGTGACTTGTCTGGGATATAAGCCTTATCTCTCTTCTGTATTCAATGCAGAAGAAGAACATGAACTCCCCGTAATTGTCCTGGAAGAAGAATCGCAGGTGCTGGAAAAAGTTGTAGTAATCGGAGAGAAGATACAGCCGGTTCTCGAGCAGAAACCCGGTAAATTGGTATTCAATGTAGAGAACAGCATCAATGCGCAAGGTTCCAATGC is part of the Parabacteroides sp. AD58 genome and harbors:
- a CDS encoding RNA polymerase sigma-70 factor → MLNKSDKRSLFEQLFKKNYSRLCGLAYQYLNDIEESKDVVNDAFEAVWNKFHTLQMDTADTYLMTIVRNRCLNLLEHRKVQQQYGASFTESDLLEEEMDWEDRERILEKIESVCNELPDKTRYILSQCYFHRKTYKEIASELQITPDAVKKHIMKALKVLREAVQKSE
- a CDS encoding FecR family protein encodes the protein MEEKNYKDREHQTGTSEKETENLSTSDSQLLREAGRICTEQDIEKMFPADQAWKDFSRKRKRSNRKRILYTMMGAAAVILIAVAGYLSFTAESEVTSYDLFTAVKQEPGCILTGSDGSQEIVLQDELNLLDDTYRGKEHYTIETPLGKNLRVILPDSSLVILNAHSRLRYTQKGKRLTTLEGEAYFEVRKDSEHPFVVQAGTAKACVLGTSFNIRHYEQEQIHITLLTGSLAIESEATENPEIMKPGDDASLLEDGKVIIQEKGETSRPMWTSGYFSFDDTPLSEVLCELGRWYNINVTVLHPEAMTRNLHFRCKRSSELDNILDILNELGGFRLVKKENTIFVQ